The Mustelus asterias chromosome 13, sMusAst1.hap1.1, whole genome shotgun sequence genomic sequence agctccagcgacctgggtttgattcccggcttaggtcactgtccatgtggagtttgcgcattctccatgtgctacgtgggtttcttctgggtgccctggtttcctcccacagtccaaagatgtgcgggttaggttgattggccatgttaaattgcccaatagtgtcctgggatgcgtaggttagaggaatcagCGGGTTAAATATGGGAAttatggacaaagaacaaagaacaatacagcacaggaacaggcccttcggccctccaagcctgcaccgatcatgtgttcctaactagaccatccgtttgtatccctctattcccagtctgttcatgtggctatctagataagtcttaaatggtcctagtgtgtctgcctcaaccaccttgcttggtagtgcattccaggcccccacctgtgtaaaatacgtcccccgcatatctgtattgctGGAGATtgagcctgggtggattgttgttggtacagacttgatgggccaaatggccttcttctgcactgtagggattctatggatttttaaATAACGTTATATCTTTCTGCGAGAGAGCCATTTTTCTTTTATGGTTATTATTCACTTATATTCTGAACAAACGAGCAATGTTACCTGAAATGAATTTCCATATGGATGACAGAGTAAAATTGAATTGAtcacagagttcacattttgctCACCTAAGAATTACTTTGCTCCTCTTTATAAAAATAACTTACTTCAGGAACTCACGTTAAATTGAGCCAGAAATCCATTCAGATCAAAGTTTGTGATTTACAATCCATTTTCTAGCTGACAGAAGCACAGATGAAGGTGATACTCTGGCTACTGTCAGTTCGTTCAAGCAACCATCCACTTCACCTCAACACTTTTTCTTTCAGGAAACTAATGCTTAATCTGTTTCTGAAACTGCATCAATCTAACCTGAACTGCTGAGATTGTCACAATACCCATCCCAGCATAATGTTGAATTCTTGCTATTCTTACGGCAGGGTGCAGCACCACAACATGTTACCGTGGAGTGCTGGCCTCATGTCTTCGATCTCCTAGACTGATTTTAGTTGTACCACATGAGGTGGTGCTCGGTACAGAGTGAATGGAAACCTGAGGGGGCAATTGTCACTGTGCCACTCTCAGGAATTGTACACTTACGAGCTGGttatagaatagtcatagaatcatagaatccttacagtgcagaaggaggccatttggcccatcgagtccacactgactctttgacagaggatcccacccaagcactttcccgtaaccccaaatatttaccctgccaatacccctaatctatacatcttgggacactaatttagcatggtcaatccacctaacctgcacatctttggaacatccCATAGATGTTAACAGTTGACTCAAGTTTGGGATTCCGAGTTGCTCAAACAAGTTCTAGGCAATCCCAGGCGCACTGTTGATGTtagggctggaattttattgccccacccaccatggaaaTCAGAGCGGGCAAAGGCGGAACATGGCAAgattcgttgacctcaggcaggattttacgattttgggatgagcaaggccataaaatcccaccctagatgTCTGTAAGATCTGTTTAGCCACTTTCCAAATAGAAGgtggaggatcatagaatccctacagtgtagaaggaagcctacagcccatcgagcctgcaccgacaacaatcccatcgaggtcctatcccctaaccccacgtatttaccccgccaatccccctgatgctgaggggcaatttagcatggccaatccacctaacccacacatctttggactgtgggaggaaaccggaacatccaggggaaacccacgcagacacggggagaacatgcagactccgcacggtcacccaaggctggaaatgaacctgggtccctggtgcagtgaggcagcagtgctaaccactgtgccaccgtgccactctgtctgtgtctATAGTCTGTGACTCAGggaggaaaaaaaacaatgaGAAGTAATGTGAGAAATAAGACCAGGTGCAGTGTTTAGAccactgcagtgtcaatgtaagccttacttgtgactagtaaataaagtttaaaaagaaaTATGAAATGTCACCAccatcccagatgaccataggctgctctcccctttttggagagagctgactggtggtgatttaacctgagggtcaccacacctcaggcaaggttgaataacctcagccggtacagaaattgaacctgtgctgttggcattgctctgagtCACATACCAGCCATCCACCTAACAGACCACCTGAAGTGACTTGAAATATGGTGTTTATGTTTTTGCAAATGTCCGTTACAGAACATATCTTATTCTAAACTTGCATTCTCTGCGGGAATACTTACAAGGTGGAGTGGGTGCACGTGGCGGAGGAACAGGAACAACCTTTGCACTATAAATGAAAAGAATAGTTGTCAACCACTATGGACATGCCGAGCAATTAGTTTAAGACACAAACAGCAAACATAAGACAgaaggtcagctgacccaatcTTATTAAATAATAATTACTCTGAAttaaaatggaaatgaaaattcCAAATCAGGTTTGTCCATTACTTTCCACCTACCCAGTCTTTCCTCCTGCCTTCCTATCTTTTCCCAGTTTAAACCACCTTTGCATCGTGCTGTGGGTTTACATGCACTCACAAGGTAGGTATAGGCCTGGGTTTATTGTCTCAACTGAAAAACAACACCTCTCACAACGGAACGTTCCCTCAGTGCTAAATAATGTGCTCAACCACTGGAGACGACCTTGAATCCAAAACCTTCTTGAAGGACAGAGGACAGTCAGGTGAGCAAGGACGAAAACAACAGAAAGGTGAGTTTGTCTGTGAAATTTCACAGGGACTCCCCAATTTCCCTCTGGAGTTTGGGCAAAAACCTTGGAGAAACactgcaaatggccattgacatCACTTCTCCAGGGATTCCCGCTGACGTTATGGGGGGAGGTTACAGAATCACCCCTTCCCAAAATAAACAAATTACTGGCGAATACATTTAGGGCAGATTGTTTTGTGTTTAGCACACACTTTTAGACTGTTTCCAAACAAAACATTACACTCTCAGGTCTTTGTTTGGAAACTAATtttaatcctcccccccccccccccccatatttccccccccccccccccctattttCCACCATATCCCACTATAGCATTGCCTTAAGTGTTCCTTTAGCATTGTTTTCTGCATTCTCTTTACAGTACCTCATTTCTCCATTAAGCAAACGCCTGTACTCTGCAAGCTCTGCATCCAGAGTCATCTTTGCTTTCATCAGAGAGTCATAGTTTTCCTTGTGCTGCAACATGTCGTTACGTATTGTCATCAAATCGCCTTCCAACCTGGTGATGGTTACTTGCAGCTTATTCAAATCCACTCCATATCTCTGCTCAGTGTCTGCCAGTATGTTTTCCAGTCCCATGTTCTGCGGAGGTAAAGACAAGTGACATCGATAAGCTGAAATTGTAGAAATCGTCTCAAAATACAACTGTCTGTGAGCAGCACCTCAGTCTCTGCCCTAACACGAGCCTAATGTTAGGTAAtgatcagggacatctttttgcacaaattccaccatctgctgtggcaggaatcgaatccaggtccccagaagatgagctgagtttctggattaatagtctaatgataatatcactaggccattgcctctctggCTAGGTAATGATCAGGGACAACCTAGAAATTGCCATATGCAAACTTATGAAAATAAAGCGTGCTAACAAGCTGAGTTAAATTTTGTCTGATTCACTCTCATTTTATACATGTAACATTGCTGGTTAAGATCCTTTTTAAATTCCAACCAGTGTCTCTTTTAAGAAGAGAAAATAGAAACATTTAATAGCTTGTTTCACAGCTTTACGCTTGCATTATTTTTTCTGTTAACTGCACCTCTGATCTCATGATTTGAACAGACAATGCGTTTCCAGTGAGGTCATCGCTAACAAGCTGTGGGTGGAGGAGAGAATTTAAATCTCTACGAAACAAACAATTATGTCAGCTTTGAAAGATTGCCAGTATCTAATTGGGAGAATTTGTACTTAATATCATCGTGACACTTCAATTCAGCCGAAACTAGGATTTAAGATTAAAAATCAAGTTCCCTTTCATTTGGTGGAACATCCCACAGATGTTAACAATTGACACAAGCTTGGGATTCCTCAAACAAGCTCTCGGCAAACCCAGGCAAATTGTTGACGTTAGATGTCTGTAAGACCTGTTTATCCACGTTCCAAAGGGAAGGTGGaggatcacagaatctctacagtgcagaaggtggccattcagcccaccgagtctgcactgacaacaatcccacccaggccatatccctgtcaccccacacatttatcctgctaatccccctgatacgaaggggcaatttagcatgggcaaccaacccaacctgcacatctttggaatgtgggaggaaaatggagcagccggaggaaactcacacagtcacgaggagaatgtgcaaactccgcacagagagtcacccgaggccggaatcggacccgggtccctggcactgtgaggcagcagtgctaaccactgtgccaccggatatTGACAGTAAGGTGCTAGAATATTAGAGCAAAACATCTTGGAGTTCCTCTCCTAATTATTTTTCACCACATTGCATCTTACTGATCCTCTTATCCATTTTTACAGAATCAATCACTGTAGACCTTCTGCTACCCCACCCTGGTTTCAGGGTCACTAATATGTACCTGTCTCCTAATTACTTCCAGCTCCATCTCCAGGGTTTGCATTGCTTGTCGCCTACTGTGGAGTTCTTCCTTGGCAACCTCAATTTCTTTAACCGTGTGCTTTACTTCAGAGCTGATGCTTTCCACCTGTATTAAAAAACAAAAGTGCCATAATTTCTGATATATAAATTGTAACATACCTGATATTCAGAAACTAAGAATCAATGCAGATGGGAAACTCCAGCATTCAAATAAATTCTGAAAAATGCCATTGTGTATTTACGTATGCTAATTATGCGTACAAGCAAATCCATCATTCATACTGTGGTCACTGATGCTGACGCAGTGCCATATTTAGAATCAGGCCACTCAACTAATCACAACACTGTTAGTTTTCCCCCCAAACTTATAATTATAATTGATTTGGCGTAAGTTTTATTCATCATCCCTGTAGAATGATATGCAATTTCCAAACTGAGGAGTTGACACCAATTGAACTGTTACCCCTGTGATGAACTGTTTCGTCATCAGAAATATGGAttctgtgtggaaaaaaaacCTAAAACCAAAAGGTGTCGAATGCAAATGTTTCCTCTAGCTTTAAGACAGTTTACCTGGGATTTGTACCAGTGCTCGGCCTCCATTTTGTTTTTTGAAACGATGTCCTCATATTCCTTCCTTATCTTTGCAAGGATGGCAGCAAGatcaggtccttctgcacagtccagCTCCACGGTTATTTTGTTGTTGCTGATCTGTGATCTGAGGGCCTTCACCTCCTATCAAACAACAGCAGTGTGATTCAAACATTTCATTTGCAACGAGACATGTAGCCATTGCTTAGTGCTCCCCTCCTGTACctctgcagctcaccaccattcaTTTGCTGACAGTATTTACAGGTATTGCCCCCTtagggtctagggatgtggggggtgaggtggattagccacggtagaATGCGTGGGGTTGCGCGGATGGGACAGGGAGGTGGACCTGGGTGAGAAGCTCTCTCAGAgatttggtgctgactcgatgggccgaatggtctccttctgcactgcagtatgCTACGGTATTCCCAATTTCTTATTTGGAGGGATCTCAcctcaccttccccagaacgtggaCAATGTGGGGCAAATACACAAATGTAagatagtcacaagtaaagccAGTGAGCAATTTAGGGGAAACGTCTTTCGACAGAGAAAAGTTGGAATGTGGTTACCTCGTGTGGTTTTTGAGGTGATTAATGCAGATGCATTGAAGGGGAAAATGGGTAAGTATGTGGAGGAGAAAAGACAtgcaggtgggattaggtggaataGTTGGGAGGATGCTTAAACACAGTTCATTGGTGTGGGGATTCGATCCCGAATTAAATGGGAATTTGGTGTAATTTGGATTTGGATATGGATCTGGACCGTTAGCAACAGCATTCATATTGCCAACGGCTGGCCAGGagggggtgctggtgaggccaggagggggttgctggtgaggccgggagggggtgctggtgaggccaggagggggttgctggtgaggccaggagggggttgctggtgaggccgggaggggttgctggtgaggccgggaggggttgctggtgaggccgggagggggtgctggtgaggccgggagggggtgctggtgaggccgggaggcggtgctggtgaggccgggaggcggtgctggtgaggccgggaggcggtgctggtgaggccgggagggggtgctggtgaggccgggagggggtgctggtgaggccaggagggggtgctggtgaggccaggagggggttgctggtgaggccaggagggggttgctggtgaggccaggagggggttgctggtgaggccaggagggggttgctggtgaggccgggagggggttgctggtgaggccgggagggggttgctggtgaggccgggagggggttgctggagaggccgggagggggttgctggagaggccgggagggggttgctggtgaggccgggagggggttgctggtgaggccgggagggggttgctggtgaggccgggagggggttgctggtgaggccgggagggggttgctggtgaggccgggagggggttgctggtgaggccgggagggggttgctggtgaggccgggagggggttgctggtgaggccgggagggggttgctggtgaggccgggaggggcttgctggtgaggccgggaggggcttgctggtgaggccgggagggggttgctggtgaggccgggagggggttgctggtgaggccgggagggggttgctggtgaggccgggagggggttgctggtgaggccgggagggggttgctggtgaggccgggagggggttgctggtgaggccgggagggggttgctggtgaggccgggagggggttgctggtgaggccgggagggggttgctggtgaggccgggagggggttgctggtgaggccgggagggggttgctggtgaggccgggagggggttgctggtgaggccgggagggggttgctggtgaggccgggagggggttgctggtgaggccgggagggggttgctggtgaggccgggagggggttgctggtgaggccgggagggggttgctggtgaggccgggagggggttgctggtgaggccgggagggggttgctggtgaggccgggagggggttgctggtgaggccgggagggggttgctggtgaggccgggagggggttgctggtgaggccgggagggggttgctggtgaggccgggagggggttgctggtgaggccgggagggggttgctggtgaggccgggagggggttgctggtgaggccgggagggggttgctggtgaggccgggagggggttgctggtgaggccgggagggggttgctggtgaggccgggagggggttgctggtgaggccgggagggggttgctggtgaggccgggagggggttgctggtgaggccgggagggggttgctggtgaggccgggagggggttgctggtgaggccgggagggggttgctggtgaggccgggagggggttgctggtgaggccgggagggggttgctggtgaggccgggagggggttgctggtgaggccgggagggggttgctggtgaggccgggagggggttgctggtgaggccgggagggggttgctggtgaggccgggagggggttgctggtgaggccgggagggggttgctggtgaggccgggagggggttgctggtgaggccgggagggggttgctggtgaggccgggagggggttgctggtgaggccgggagggggttgctggtgaggccgggagggggttgctggtgaggccgggtgggggttgctggtgaggccgggagggggttgctggtgaggccgggagggggttgctggtgaggccgggagggggttgctggtgaggccgggagggggttgctggtgaggccgggagggggttgctggtgaggtcgggagggggtgctggtgaggccaggagggggtgctggtgaggccaggagggggtgctggtgaggccaggagggggtgctggtgaggccaggagggggtgctggtgaggccaggagggggtgctggtgaggccaggaGGGGGTGCTGGTGAAGCCAGGAGGTGGTGCTGGTGAAGCCAGGAGGGGGTGCTGGTGAAGCCAGCTCTCTGCTCTCACCTCCTGGTGATTCTTCCTCAGAAACAGGAGCTCCTCAGTCAACATCTCCTCCTCATTCCTTAGGGTCATCGCATTGACTTCATATTCCTCCTTGACCCGTCTCAGACGGTCGATATCATTCTCCACCGTTTGCCGAACCAAAGCTTCGGACTCCATCCTAAaccggagcaggacagagagatcTAGAAACCTCCTTTCAAATTAACACTGCACACACAAACCACCCAGACTCGGAAAGGAAACgaacacaaaatactgcggatgctggaactccGTTAATGTTTTAACCTCCCCCAAGCGTTCTTTCTGTGCAATGTTTTAATGtgtcagatagacagatagattaaTCTAGCCAGAAAGGGGATTGAAATGTAGAGAGGTAAGTAATAGATTTTTAGTACAAACTTCATTCTGAAGTCCTCGGCGCTCAGTTTTGCGTTGTCCATTTGTAACATGATTGCTGCATTGTTTAATATCAGATCCTGGATCTAAAGGACAGAAGATTTGGGTAAACTTGACAGCAGATGTTCCTTTTAAgcaaacttttttttttgtttatcaaCTGCTGACCATTTTAATTATTCTTAGCCAATACTGTACTTTATACATCCCAGGAACAGACCTTACTGTTTCTAACCAGCATTCAGGACATGAATACAgacatttggcacagtggttagcactactgcctcacaacgccagggacctgggtttgattcccagcttgggtcactgtctgtgtggagtttgcacattctcctggtacCTGTGTGggtttacctcccacagtccaaaagatgtgctggttaggtgcattggccatgctaaattctcccttagtgtacctgaacaggtgctggagtgtggcgactaggacattttcacagtagcttcattgaagtgttaatgtaagccttcttgtgactaataaataaacgtttctGTTTATTCTGAGTAGTGGAAACAGTTCATTTGCCAGGTTTAAAAACAGGAATGGCACAAATCTgcatccctcctcctcctcagtggGAAATC encodes the following:
- the LOC144503090 gene encoding keratin, type I cytoskeletal 18, with the translated sequence MPSITSSSSQRRSSSRVVPSFSSRSVQSSSWSRAPSSRSSASVLGSAFSYGGSAGLGSSLSGGMAIASSSEKETMQCLNSRLSLYLDKVRSLETSNRDMEVKIKALLEERKPADRDISPMLAQTHALNKQIQDLILNNAAIMLQMDNAKLSAEDFRMKMESEALVRQTVENDIDRLRRVKEEYEVNAMTLRNEEEMLTEELLFLRKNHQEEVKALRSQISNNKITVELDCAEGPDLAAILAKIRKEYEDIVSKNKMEAEHWYKSQVESISSEVKHTVKEIEVAKEELHSRRQAMQTLEMELEVIRRQNMGLENILADTEQRYGVDLNKLQVTITRLEGDLMTIRNDMLQHKENYDSLMKAKMTLDAELAEYRRLLNGEMSAKVVPVPPPRAPTPPSEITTRKIVKVITTTMVDGKVVDESSEVEEFSEKKQL